The following are encoded in a window of Planctomycetota bacterium genomic DNA:
- a CDS encoding RidA family protein: MHRQVILTPNAPAPIGPYSQAMRVGNLIFVAGQIPIDPKTGIIPEGITGQTRLVLHNIAAVLEAAGASLACVVKTTVYLKDLGEFAAMNQVYAEFFTDKPPARATVEVARLPKDVRVEIEAIAALAG; the protein is encoded by the coding sequence ATGCACCGACAGGTGATTCTCACGCCCAACGCCCCTGCCCCGATCGGCCCGTATTCGCAGGCGATGCGGGTCGGCAACCTGATCTTCGTGGCGGGGCAGATCCCGATCGATCCCAAGACGGGCATCATCCCGGAGGGCATCACAGGCCAGACGCGGCTGGTGCTGCACAACATCGCGGCCGTTCTCGAGGCGGCCGGCGCCTCGCTCGCCTGCGTGGTGAAGACCACGGTGTACCTGAAGGACCTGGGCGAGTTCGCTGCGATGAACCAGGTGTACGCCGAGTTCTTCACCGACAAGCCGCCGGCTCGCGCCACCGTGGAGGTGGCCCGCCTGCCGAAGGACGTGCGGGTGGAGATCGAGG